CGGGCGAAACCAGGCCGGGGATGCAGGCTTCCCCTCTTCCTCGCGCGGGTGTTGGCCGGCCGGCCGACGGGCTTTCCCTCCCCCGCCGATGACTTCATCGAAAACCGCCTCGATATTAACGCCCACCTCGTAAAACGCCCCGCCGCCACCTTCTTCGTCAGAGTCCAGGGGGACTCGATGCGGGGTGCCGGAATCCACGACGGGGACATCCTCGTGGTGGACCGCTCCCTCGAGGCCGCGAGCGGCAAGGTTGTCGTTGCGGTAGTAGACGGGGAACTCACCGTCAAGCGGCTCGAGATGAAAGGAGGCGCCATGCGCCTTCTTCCCGAGAACAATGATTACCGCCCCACCGAGATCACCGACGGGATGGAACTCACCATCTGGGGGGTGGTGACGAGCGTCATCCACGCCCTCTGAACCATGTGTGCCATCGCCCTCGTTGACTGCAGTAATTTCTACGTTTCCTGCGAGCGCGTGTTCAATCCCAAACTGATGAACTGGCCCGCCGTCGTCCTCAGCAACAACGACGGGTGCATCATCGCCCGCTCTGAAGAAGCCAAGGCGGCCGGCATCCGGATGGGAGCCCCCTACCATGAGGAAAAAAAGCGCCTCGCGCAGATGGGCGGCGCCGTGCTTTCTTCGAACTACGCCCTTTACGGCGACATGTCCGCCCGCGTGATGTCGCTCCTGGGGGAGTTTGCGCCCAGGGTGGAGGTCTACTCCATCGATGAGGCGTTTCTGGATTTTGAAAATCTCGCTAATGTCGACCTCACAGAGCACGCCCGAAGGATGCGGGAGCGGGTGCTCCGCTGGACGGGCATTCCCGTGGGCGTCGGGATCGGTCCCACCAAGGTCATCGCCAAGGCCGCAAACAAGCTCGCGAAGCGAAATGGCGGCGTATTTGCGCTGCTGGATGAGGGCGCCATCCGCACGGCCCTTGCGGGAATGGCGGTCGAGGACATCTGGGGCATCAGCGGGAGATGGGGAAAGCGGCTCCGCCGGATGGGAATCGAGACTGCCCTCGCGCTTCGGGAGGCCGATCCCGCCCGCATCCGCCAGGGCTTCGGCGTTGTGGTCCAGCGGATTCTTTATGAATTGCGAGGAGTGCCCTGTCTATCGATTGAGGATGCGCCGCCCGCCAAAAAGGAAATCTGCGTCTCGCGCTCCTTTCGAAAGCGGGTGGATGCCATGGAAGAGCTCTCTCAGGCCGCCGCGAGCTATGCGACAAGGGCCGCGGAGAAACTCCGGCGGGAGGGATCCCGGGCGGGCGGTTTGAGCGTCTTCATCCACACGAATCATTTCCGG
The window above is part of the bacterium genome. Proteins encoded here:
- a CDS encoding Y-family DNA polymerase: MCAIALVDCSNFYVSCERVFNPKLMNWPAVVLSNNDGCIIARSEEAKAAGIRMGAPYHEEKKRLAQMGGAVLSSNYALYGDMSARVMSLLGEFAPRVEVYSIDEAFLDFENLANVDLTEHARRMRERVLRWTGIPVGVGIGPTKVIAKAANKLAKRNGGVFALLDEGAIRTALAGMAVEDIWGISGRWGKRLRRMGIETALALREADPARIRQGFGVVVQRILYELRGVPCLSIEDAPPAKKEICVSRSFRKRVDAMEELSQAAASYATRAAEKLRREGSRAGGLSVFIHTNHFREGESQYSGSGSVRFAHPTSDTGLLIRAALAALRRIYKPGYLYHKAGVLLFDIAPARRVQEEMFDCPEHPRSDALMSALDALNSRMGRAAVRYGAEGFEATWRMKGEMRSPRYTTRWEELVRVRAG
- the umuD gene encoding translesion error-prone DNA polymerase V autoproteolytic subunit; the encoded protein is MLAGRPTGFPSPADDFIENRLDINAHLVKRPAATFFVRVQGDSMRGAGIHDGDILVVDRSLEAASGKVVVAVVDGELTVKRLEMKGGAMRLLPENNDYRPTEITDGMELTIWGVVTSVIHAL